The segment attttaatttcaatataacttaacataaataagaaaggaagttaattttttttaataaattaaaagagagttaaattaaaatcattttcaagTTTGCTAATATCCtatcatttatattataataggCTAATactcatgcattttcaaaaaaaatatttcaagcgaaaagaataaaaatatattcagatCCTCTAGCTAACACAACGAAATCTTCCATGAAAGTTCTCTCAACTCCCTAAAGATAAAAGGAAGCATCAAACTTCCCAAGCAACGTGACCCCCAATatcccccctcctttttttttcctggtggATGGTGGATGTACCGTAAACGGTGCATCTGAGCAGAAGGGACCTTTTCATGTTTAGCCTGTGGTTGCTTCGTAGAAGAATTTTGAACGGAAAATAAAACAGCGAGCTTTCTGATTACTTTATTGGTAAAGGAAAAGAACCCCGAACATGAAAACTTTTCGGTTGGCACTCGCAGAAAAAGCAAGTTGAGTTTATGCTTTAGTTACTTTGTTCTTTGAAAAGTTGAAGGTGGTGAAGTGTCTAGCAAATGAATACAAAAACAAGGGAATGCAGTTGCTTTAACTACTTTTAGatgctttaatttaatttctttcgaTTGGAACTAGCTGTTTGACATGGTTTTGGCACCTCAGAACCCCATGGAAAATATGCTACTCAGCTATTTCTTTTTGTAAAGTTATCAAATCGAAAGGGTTCGAACTTGTAACTTCTGAGCAGTTTTATCATTTACACAGTGTCTCAGCAATAACTCATAAATGCCTCTGACTCGTAGCAAACCAGCCATTTTTCCTTTGATGCAAGCGTTAATCAATATCTATGAGATTCTAGCTCTAAGTATAATGTCCAAAACAAGGAGGTTGTCGGTGAGAAACCTTCCGTCCAGAGCTGCTTTTGGGCTGGGACTTGATCGATTAACATAAATCCTTCGATGGGACTTTTGTTAAATAGATTCTGTGAGTCCAGAAGAGTGTTTTGAGCATGTAAGCCCTTTTGTACATGGGCCTTGTGCCATGTTGTTAATGAACGTCTCttgacataaaattaattatcttatctTACTATTTTGCCTctcattaaaaaatgaattcacGGCAATGACTGGAGTGAGGATCAAGAGTGGAACGATAAAATTTATGTTGAGAAGTCAACTGATGAAGCTGTGTCAACCACTTTAAGAGCTGCGCTGCGACCCTAGCGCTCAGCCCTTGATTCAGCATATGTGTAATATGATTCTAGGATAGGTAcaagatagaaatccaattTGTTTGGCGTGTATAGAGGAAACACAATCTATTTATTTCTATATTCCTTGAACAAAAACAGGTCAAATTTCTATACCCATTGTTTTGAGGGAAACAAGGAAAACGATGAACACAGAGGAGATATGATAAGAGTagtggtttttttccttttttttcatcaaattgtTCTCCAtggatttttatatttcaagattGTGCTGACTTATGTTTCTTCACCGTTGCTCTGTCTCGTCAGTGGTCATATGAAGAACAACttggtgaaaaaaattaatccaatttTTTCATCAAGTTGTTCTCCATAAACAAGGAAACGGCAGataactgaaaaaaattaaatggggaAAATAGAATGGAACTGCCAAAGTCCTGTTTCTAATTAATCCAGAAAGAAGAGCCTGCTTTACTGCTCCAATCATGTGTAAAAGGCAAGTTAAAGCTGTCCTGTTACAGAGATACAACGCTTATGGGCATTGAGTTTTGGTCCAACAAATTGCAGTGGTTCTGCCGTCAAGTCTCAAACTAAATGCAATGATGCTTGAGATTTCCTGTCAAGGATTCTCCCGTCATATTCCCGTTGGAACCAGTCCAAGTTCTTGCAATATACATTGTATACAAGCAGTCAACAATAAGAGAGAGAACATTACACTTGAGTTGACTTCTATCTCCAAATTTTCATGGTTGATGATTAGGGGACCCTCTGATAGTCTGTAGCACCTCTGGGTCTGGTCAAATCTGAGAGTCTGTATTcatgtttaattaattcaagTCTCAAGACTTGGGCAACTGGAGTTCTCGCAATCTTGCATCAGAAGATTTGAGctaagattttattttcacaaGCTTCAAGCCATGGTGAAGAATCAGCAAATAAGTAGCAATCCAGGATTGTTGTTTTTGACAAGGAAGCAAATTTTAGTGCTCTGCACAAAAAGGAAATGGAGAGAAAAGAGAGCTAGCATTTCCTTTGATATCAACTACGAACTGATCAACGAGACATGAGCAGTATGTAGGTAACGTGTCTAGCGTAGCAATAATTAGAACTCATGTCCCTAACTACCTGGCAGAGTGGAATGTTTCTTACACAAATGAAATTACATCAGGCACCAGCCTGCTATTGAAGAATATCAACATCAACATTCTCTCTAACACTAACCTAACTAGCTATACATTAACATCCCTAATTGCCCAACCTCCAGTATGCCCACGAAGACCGCAACCATGCTCAGTTGTCTTTGTTGTGTAGCAATATGAACCTGGAGACTGTGTCAATGGTGATGGATATTGAAGCTGATACACTCTGTGACCCCCAGGAAGCTGTAAAGGAAAGGCTGGCGGAGGCATAGTATAACATGCCTTTACTGGATAACACAACTCCGTAGAAGGAAACCCGGTTCCTGGCGAAGGAGAGCTGAAGCTTATATCATCCAGGGAAGGATATAAGCATGCTTTCCTCGACTTAACATCGACTTCCAAGGATGGATAATGGACTTTTTTAGGTGATGAGAAACGAATTCCTGGAGGCAAATCAACTCTTGCACCATCAACTTCATTCTTCTTGACCTTCCCGTTCACCTCATAGGAAAAATTCAGGACACCATTAGGCCTCCCATCGCTATTTCGGACCTGATAGCTCACAAACCTGACACTGCCGTTGAACTCCTCATTCAAATCCTTGAATGGAACACAGACTTCCCCAATAGTTTTGTTACCAAAGATGGAAACTTTGCAGCGcaattcaaatttgaaaaagagATGATCACCGTAATCAGGAAGCGAAGTGGTATTGAGATTAAACTGCATCATATGGTTCCATTTAGGGTTGCTACCTCCTTCTCTGTCCACTGGTGTCTTTTGCCGCTGCAGAAGTTGTTGCTGTTcgttcttcttttcttcatcgTTGAAAGTATTCGGAGGAGTCTTTTGCCGCTTCAGACGTTGTTGTTGCTTCTCGTTCCTCTTCAATACACCATAAAGAAAGTCCACTGCCGTCTTTTTTCGCCGTTGTTCATTCTTCTTTGGCTCATCAATAAAAATGGAGACGGCAACAAAGACTGAGAGCTTTTGGAAGAAATTGAAGGTTTTGAGATCTCTGCAggaaatttctttcaattctaGAGAGATCCCCTCCATAGTATGTTCTGCTATCTTCTTTATTGAGCTCTTGTGAACCCTTTCAAGACAACATGAAAGGAAGCTtccttttaacaaaaaaataaattagcttCGGGAACAAGAAGCAAAATAATACAGTTGAAAATTTCAACCAAGTCTCCAAAGTCCAAAGTGTCTATAATACACGGTATTTGATGGGTCCACTTTGACTCACCGTAcagtcaaatatatatatatatatataaaagaagaaaaattacatgagaggtttaaaaaattatattttacattttataagttatataatattttatacttatgcagaaaaatcaataaaaaaattgaaattattttaattaataactaaaaaacctTTATTacgttaaaatatcaaaattatcactCTTTTTTTCTATGCTTAATCATAAAACCCTAGCCACGAATCTTCACCGTACTTTCCAAAATCTAGCCACCCGAATCCAACAAAAAGATAGatcatctatctatctatctatctattaatttaagattttgttcCATTACCTATAGAAACCATAGTAATTGGTTGTTGTCCACTTTCAAAAGTCAAGAGTCTAAAGTTAAAGTGGCACATGAATCTTCAATCAAAATCTCACCCATCGTGGGGATGCGCTGCTAACCCTGCTTTCGAGCCAATTGCTAGCCTTTTCTTCTCCTCGGTACCTTAGTGAGTCGAAGACAATGAAATTGTTGCGGAGTCATTCAGAGTGAAAGAAGTGATGACGACAACCtctaaaataatagaaaagcaAAGAGAAGAGAAGTTGCTAACACCAGTTAAGCCTTTTCATATGATAGCAGCAAACTCAACAGATTCAATGGTAGCCCATCGTTTGTCTTCGATATTGGAAATAAGGAAATTAGAAAACCTCAATCAcagcttataaaaaataaaaattaaaaagctcgAACTGTTGAGTGAACTTCCCCAATGGTTTGAACCGGGAATTCACTCTAAGCATCTCTGTCTCCATTTGACTTCAATCAATAAGACGAGAGCAATGCAGCGAAAAAGGCGATATTAGCAGCGAGAGAAGTGACTGGAACTGCTGAATACCATgataataatcttaaaaaaaacctaacttgGTTAAATCGatttggggtttttttatttttgtgaagaGAGAATGTTGTGGAGAGAGAGGGGAGTGAAAGTGAGTGTTCGGTTATTTCcttcaatatataatatattatgtaTATAAGAATAGTAGCGTCATTtcatatagtttaattaaaaaaattgtaggtTGATACATTCTAAAAATCAATAATGATAAGTTAATAATCTCTTCTAAAAGACAACATACAtgctatataaataatatctaaaactaACCTAGATAAtgaaatctaaattaaataatattctgAAATCCAATTATAAAATAGTCCAGaaatatctagaaaaataaagaactaaaaattgtttttgtttttattagaaaGTTCGTTTTTTTGACTagtccaattttattttttttaactaccaGACAATTCGCATCAGTAGCAGCGCAAACCGCGTAGCATTTGATAAAGTTTCAATCCGTCAGGACTCGGTTTGATAAAGACTGAGAGGCTTCACCATGGACCCATCCCAACAAGGAGCTTTAAAGTTTCTAATTCTATGAGGCCCATCTTCGGCCTTTCCATTATCACCGGAAAACGGGGATGCACAATCTTGCCTCATCGGACAGCGGCCACAACTTTCCAAATGGCGACCCCGTTTTCCAGCGAGCACAAGCAATCCACGCAAACTATTCTATAGTCTTAACTTTAAAGGTTGCGTGTTTTACTTTTGAATTGGCCTTGTGGTAACGACGCCTTCTCTGATATGAAATCCTAGCAGTCAAGAAGTCACTCTGTCCACACAGAGAGTGAAGCTTACAGATTTAGACATTGCGTTTCAATGGAGTTAGATAAGTTAAAACGAACCCAGACTAAAACATACAGATGGAGAACTCCTGGAAAGCAAGATTTTACCTAGTGTTGAAAGAGACAGCTAATAATCGATACAACAACATTAATTTTCTACAGCCTAGAAGAATAAGCCCCACTAGAAACAATCGAgctaaaattgatataataatataaatcatagtttaaaatttaaccaaaataatatatatatatatatatacacacgcgCGCGCACAAAGCTCTCATCACTCAAGTGTGATGGTTTCTCTTTAGTAGTTTTATGATATTAAAGcataaataatcaaacaaagCCTAAATAATCAAACAGTTATGAATTTAAGATTATcatatttgtttatttcataaaaattaaacacaggtaaaataaatctatataaattttaaacataaaaaacttttacttgaaaagatatattaaaaaataatatcaattatattttaaaatctcatctaataacttaaattattgagtTAATATAATTCTTTTACAACAATTACACTAAAGCTTCATACCGGGAAACCCACCGGTGGCAGTACCAAAAACCATTCGAAGGAATTCATTTACAACGTCCATTTCTCTTGAGACCAAGCGATGATGCTATCAACCCTCTTTTAATCAAAAAGGAAAGGAGCACTTGGCGTTTTGTATAGGAGCGCAGGAAAAAGATGATTGCTACAGTCAATTGTTTTGCTATTCAGCAGAGCAATATATACTTCTCTACTTTCAAACTCCTAAAGGCATTGCACGCTAACCATACTGGTAGTAAagtagcaaaataaaaaaaaaaaaattggtgccGCAAAGCAAATCAGATAAACCTATTAAAATGCTGCATTACCACCAGCCACAGACTACAACTGAAGCTCACATCCATAAACATGGCATAGAATAGCAGGTGATTGTGTCGGGGCAGTCATTCTCTGTCCAAACAATTATTGTTGCTTGAAATTTGGAGGTCTATGTTGCTGATTTCCATAGTTTAACTGGTTTCAAGATTACACATTTGTGTGCATAAACTAACAACAATATGAAATAAATGCGCAATAAAATCTCATCTTTATCTAACCAGGTCTTGAAATGAGATGGTCTGTATCAACCTCAACGAGTTTTGGTCCTTTTCTGGCCATGAACTTGGACTGCTGAGCAAATCTTTTTCCAACAACGCATAGCGATGAGCGAGGGAATTACAACCCAGGAGGCATTTGCACCAATATAGTATACATAATAGTGGTATGGACTGGTAGCAAAATGATCACCTTCCAAGTAGGCGGTTAAGAAATACACAGCTGTTCCATAGAGCTGTCCCAAACAAACAGCAAACTGAAGTATGTAGCTGTACGATTTTCCTGAAGCAATAGCATACCTGCCAAGTGTCAGCAAGCAACACTGTTAAGAATTAAGAGATTGAAGGTAGATAATATGGAGTCAACGGACActtgaacaaaataaatgaatctTATTCAAGATGCTGAGGAAAGTGAAATCATACACTGCCAGGAGGCTAGCTGGTCCCTCGAGAACAGCAGTCAATCCTTCAACAGTAACTGTTGCAGCATCCCTTGCTGCATATCTTGAATCACCTTTGCTATATTCTTTCCCTGCTCGAAAGATAATGAGAACTGTTATCTACCAAAGATTAAGAATTCCATTTCACCAAAGATTAAGAATtccatttctctctctcatgtaaaataattaaagagttATTACAATGACCTCTCAACTGCAAATACTGCTTAATACCAGAGATGAAAAGAAAGTATAtgaataaaagagaaaacaaagaggTACTTACAAACTTCAGCCAGATAATGAGCAGTCTTGTCCTTGTAAAATTCTGGAGAGAAAGCAAAATAACCCTCGAGAATCAAGTGTGTGAGACCAGTGAAAGCCCACCAGCACATGAGCAACctattcatttttgttattttacgaGATCTTCCTGGAATCGGAGAAATAGCCTATAGTAATGAATAACTCACAGAATGTTCAATTCTCTCGATGTAActtcattaaattaataaaatacagaGTACAGGCTAGAACACAGTAATGACAAAGGAGCAGGGTTCAAAACAAATGTTGTAATAAAATCTAGTGTGGAAATATGCTAGCAACCAAAAACTAACACGGGTCAAAGAAAATGTTGCATTTGCGAAAATTTGAAGCCGACAATGAAGCTTCAAAAGAACATCTAAACAAGAAACAGTTCACTTCCTTTCTTTGCTTGACTTGACCATATAGACCAGAATCCATATAATGACTGTCAGTTATGATCACAAGCCAGGACAATTAAGAACACTGTCAGCGGACAACGTTTTAATCCATAAAGTTGTGAGAACCTGCTTTACACTTGCAGGTCTTATTAGAAGAGGCCGCATAGCTCTATCttgaggagagaagaaaaacagagagttTAAATCCTAATCTAATTCAAATGCAATTCCAAATCCAAAGTGAGAAATAAGTTCGCCtccttttttaccttttatttttcaatgaccttttttttttctttttagtgcaATGTCTCTGCCAGAAGGGTAGCCCGACTAGGCAACAGCCATTAATGACTGACTAGTGAGCTCTAtgcataaaatatttaagtGGGAAACTGACAGAGACTTCCCTGTAAGACCATCCACAGACAGAAACAGTTTAGCTTCTGTAGCCATTTAAGAATACTCTAAAAAGATCCAGTATCTAATCGAAGGTTGAAATTAAAGTGGGCCATACAAGATTGTTTGCGCTTCAAAATCTATATTTACTGCAACTGCTATATAAATCAAAACTCGAACCAGAAAGATTCAAAGGAATATATGAATTTTCAATTCATTATAGTTAATGAAAACCCACTATCAgtcttggaaaaaagaaaggctTGATGAAATAAAAACAGTGGAAAGGGGGGCAAACCAGAGAGGATCCAGATGAGAGAGACGACAAGAAGGGAGGTGAGTAAATAGACGCCGACAATGGTGGATTGAGTGAGGAAATTAGGAACATAGCCAGGCAGTTTCAGATCTCTTGGTGCGTATGGATGCGGCTGCCCCTCCATTTTCGCTTCTTTGCCTCAGCCTCTCTTACAGTTTAGTTTGGTTAAGCTGAAGTCTTCTTTAGTCTCCTGTGGTTTCGGAACTTCTATGAGTGGGTAACTTG is part of the Populus nigra chromosome 8, ddPopNigr1.1, whole genome shotgun sequence genome and harbors:
- the LOC133700628 gene encoding probable 3-beta-hydroxysteroid-Delta(8),Delta(7)-isomerase; amino-acid sequence: MEGQPHPYAPRDLKLPGYVPNFLTQSTIVGVYLLTSLLVVSLIWILSGRSRKITKMNRLLMCWWAFTGLTHLILEGYFAFSPEFYKDKTAHYLAEVWKEYSKGDSRYAARDAATVTVEGLTAVLEGPASLLAVYAIASGKSYSYILQFAVCLGQLYGTAVYFLTAYLEGDHFATSPYHYYVYYIGANASWVVIPSLIAMRCWKKICSAVQVHGQKRTKTR
- the LOC133701184 gene encoding protein SRC2-like isoform X1 — its product is MCHFNFRLLTFESGQQPITMVSIGSFLSCCLERVHKSSIKKIAEHTMEGISLELKEISCRDLKTFNFFQKLSVFVAVSIFIDEPKKNEQRRKKTAVDFLYGVLKRNEKQQQRLKRQKTPPNTFNDEEKKNEQQQLLQRQKTPVDREGGSNPKWNHMMQFNLNTTSLPDYGDHLFFKFELRCKVSIFGNKTIGEVCVPFKDLNEEFNGSVRFVSYQVRNSDGRPNGVLNFSYEVNGKVKKNEVDGARVDLPPGIRFSSPKKVHYPSLEVDVKSRKACLYPSLDDISFSSPSPGTGFPSTELCYPVKACYTMPPPAFPLQLPGGHRVYQLQYPSPLTQSPGSYCYTTKTTEHGCGLRGHTGGWAIRDVNV
- the LOC133701184 gene encoding protein SRC2-like isoform X2, coding for MEGISLELKEISCRDLKTFNFFQKLSVFVAVSIFIDEPKKNEQRRKKTAVDFLYGVLKRNEKQQQRLKRQKTPPNTFNDEEKKNEQQQLLQRQKTPVDREGGSNPKWNHMMQFNLNTTSLPDYGDHLFFKFELRCKVSIFGNKTIGEVCVPFKDLNEEFNGSVRFVSYQVRNSDGRPNGVLNFSYEVNGKVKKNEVDGARVDLPPGIRFSSPKKVHYPSLEVDVKSRKACLYPSLDDISFSSPSPGTGFPSTELCYPVKACYTMPPPAFPLQLPGGHRVYQLQYPSPLTQSPGSYCYTTKTTEHGCGLRGHTGGWAIRDVNV